Proteins from a genomic interval of Cherax quadricarinatus isolate ZL_2023a chromosome 82, ASM3850222v1, whole genome shotgun sequence:
- the LOC128702872 gene encoding store-operated calcium entry-associated regulatory factor, translated as MKVKKMSAALGLLVLVLFVGAARAAWGTSGESILLKDVEVLTLYNGKMTTGRRSSPVPQLQCVKGGTAPCDAFIPRVVQCYNRGWDGVDVQWECKTDMDNAFRFGEIEVSCEGYSNRDDPFVLKGSCGLRYSIDYTKEGLHQKQGHHNYYGDESGYSHHAYGNSYSTYKTEKSSNASYIADFIVLVAVALMCWVLYKTCFGSSRHVGQDAHSNTNDDYPSGGGGGGYGWFGGAGGSHPSAPPPPEYTDGASCRNRTAGNARGFGGAGGFWTGAATGGLLGYMFGNSGRNHNRGYGQPSSWGWGGGGGGFSGGHHSGGGGGGSTGTRGASGLGGTSRR; from the exons ATGAAAGTGAAAAAGATGTCAGCAGCTTTAGGACTTCTTGTCCTAGTATTGTTCGTAGGAGCTGCGAGAGCTGCTTGGGGTACAAGCGGTGAAAGTATTTTGTTGAAAGATGTAGAGGTGCTCACCTTGTATAATGGCAAGATGACGACAG GAAGACGGTCATCACCGGTACCACAACTGCAGTGTGTTAAAGGGGGAACAGCGCCATGTGATGCCTTCATTCCCCGGGTAGTGCAGTGCTACAATCGGGGATGGGATGGAGTTGATGTACAGTGGGAGTGCAAGACTGACATGGATAATGCATTTAG GTTTGGTGAAATTGAAGTCTCTTGTGAGGGCTACAGTAACAGAGACGATCCCTTTGTTCTAAAGGGGTCATGTGGTTTGAGATACTCCATAGACTACACAAAGGAGGGACTCCATCAGAAGCAAGGTCATCACAATTATTATGGTGATGAAAGTGGATACAGTCATCATGCTTATGGAAACTCTTATTCCACCTACAAAACTGAGAAATCATCAAATGCAAGCTACATTGCTGATTTTATTGTGCTAGTTGCTGTGGCTCTGATGTGTTGGGTTTTATACAAAACATGTTTTGGATCTTCACGCCATGTTGGCCAGGATGCTCATAGTAACACAAACGATGATTACccatcaggtggtggtggtggtggctatggatGGTTTGGGGGTGCTGGAGGTTCACATCCTtcagcaccacctcctccagaGTACACAGATGGTGCTTCCTGTAGGAACCGCACTGCTGGAAATGCAAGAGGGTTTGGTGGCGCTGGAGGTTTCTGGACTGGCGCTGCTACTGGTGGCTTGCTTGGCTACATGTTTGGTAACAGTGGCAGAAACCACAACAGAGGTTATGGTCAACCTAGTTCATGGGgttggggaggtggtggaggaggtttcTCTGGTGGCcaccatagtggtggtggtggtggtggttccacAGGAACTCGTGGAGCATCAGGTCTTGGGGGTACTAGTCGCCGGTAA